CAAAGGAGTTGAAATTTTCTTTTATTTTATCTAAGTTTTTAAGAGAACTTTCTAGTGTTGCTAAATTAATTAGTTCATTCATATCTTCTTGAATGTTAATTAATTTAGAAACTTCCTTAGCAAAACTAGCGTTCTCTTTCATGTGATATGTTGTTATTAGACTAAGGGAACTAATAGAAATAATGAATAGAATTAATATAACAAAACTAAAAATAACTTTTTTTCTTATATTCATATGGGTCTCTTTATTATAAAATAATTAGACCCTAATGATATTATATTTTTACTAAAAATCTTCCTGAAGCTTTACCTTTAAGTAATGCATCATAGGCATCTTTAATATTATCCAATGATATTTCATTTGTAAGTTGTTCTAGATTTTCTATTTTAAACTCACTTGCAATTTTTTCCCAAGCTGCAATTTTTTTCTCAATTTTGCACTCAACTGAATCAATACCAATAAGTCTAACTCCTCTTAAAATAAATGGAAATACATTTGTATTTAATTCAAAAGAAGAAGTTAATCCACAACAAGTAACCACTCCATCATATCTAACTATTTTTAATGCTTCTGCTAAAATATTTCCACCAACTGTATCAATTACTCCATCAAATTTTTCACTTCCCATTGGTCTTTTATTTTCCACATCAAATTCACTTCTTAGGATAACTTCACTTGCACCCAAATCTTTTAAGAATGGTATTTTATCCTCTTTACCACTAATTGCAGTTGTATTAAATCCAAGTTTATGCAGGATGCTTATTGCAATACTCCCAACTCCACCTGTAGCTCCTGTTACTAAAATATTTCCTTCTGTAATTCCATTATTTAGTAATTCATTTACACTTAAAGCAGCAGTTAATCCAGCTGTTCCATAAGTCATAATTTCTCTATCTGTGATAGTATCTGGGATTTTAACTACCCATGAATCTGGAACCTTAACAAACTCTTGATGACCACCATCTGTATTCATTCCAAGATCATAACCAGTTACTAAAACTTTTTCTCCAACAGAAAATTTATCTGAGTTTGACTTTTCAACTACACCTGCAACATCAATACCTGTTACATGGGGAAAATTTCTTGTAACCCCTGGATTTCCAACAGAACTTAGAGCATCTTTATAATTAAGTGAAGAGTATGTTGCTTTTATTAAAACTTCATTTTCTCCAATTGTTGGGATATCTATATCTTTTAATCCTGATTGAAACTTTTTATCTTCTAATTTTTCTACTATATATGCTTTCATATTTATCCTTTGTTTTTTTTAGTCTATCATAAATATTATCTTCTAGCAAGAACTTACAAAAAAGAAATGTACTATCTAAAAAGATACCATTACCATTTTGTATGTGTTAATTCGCATTGAATCATCTCACCTCTTTTAGCAGGTGTATTAGGATTTTTTGCTGATTCACACAATAATGTTGTTCCATAATCATTTCTTCTATCATTAGCATTACTTCTTGCCCAAACTGATACTATTGCTCTCTCTTCTGGTTTTGCTTCACAATTCCCATCAACTTCAAAAGCATGGATTGTATTTTGGTGAAAATACATAAGTGGATCTTTTTTATAACTACTATCTAACCACATATCATGCTCATGCGCTTGTCCCGAGTCAAATTGAACTTTTCTCATTTTGTCAGTTACTTCTACAGTTTTTAATAGAGGTGAATCTTCTCTTATTGCAAAGCTTTTAAACTCTTTTACACAAGCTGGAACTCTCATATTATAATAAATCTCTGAAATAGCATGGTTGTGATATGGGTAGAAAGTATTAACAGATTGAACAGTCATACCTACTTCTGCGCCTACTTCTTGTCCATTTATTTTTTCAATTCTTAGTAAACCCCATGGTCCAAATACTTCCCCATATGCATAACCTCCTCGGATATTTAAGAAGTTCTTTTCATTTCGTTTGCTCTCTTCTGCATACATTGGAAACCAACCAACTGCTGCCCAAAGATTTGGAAGTGAGTTAGCACTAACGTCATAAGGAAAAACTGAAGGCATTTTTACTTCATCTCCTGTTACCATTTTATAGAAGTTTTTTGTAAACTCAAGTCCTAATTTTTTTACTTCTTTATTTTTTACTTTTTTGTTAAAGAACTCTTCATAAGTAGTTCTTTTTAGCCATTTTGCAACTGGAGATTTTTCTTCTAACTCTCCTCCTGGACTATATATCCAATTTACATCTTCCCTTGCACTAAAGCATGCTTTTGCTTTATCTGGGTTATTTATAACTTGGTAAATATTTTTTACCATTAACTTCATATCTCTTCTATCCATGATACACATTTTTTTGATACCTGCACTTGTGTCATACATTGCTTCATCAGAATTTCGGCAATTATTCTCTTTAGAATTGGTTAAGGCAATTGCATAAGCATTTAAATACTTTAATGTTTCATCCCAAAGGATGTCTACATATTTTTGTTCTTCTTTCGAATACTTAGTTGTTGTTCCAAGACATTTAAAATTTGCATTTAAAATATCTTTTTTATCTAAGAAAGTTGGTAAATCACCTGCTTTTGCATTTGTCATTAATACAAAAGTAACTAGTATCATACTTCCCCATTTGATACAGTTGTCTTTTAAAATCTTTACATGGCCCATTTTTACTCCTTTAAAGTTAACATTTAGAAAGTTTAGTTAAAATATGTCAAAAGGTCAAGAACTTACTAAAAGTAAATGTACTTACTAAAAAGATACTATGGAGTGAACAATGACTAAAAGAATTGATAAAGATTTTCAAGAAATTATTGAAAAATGTCCTGTAGAAACAGCACTTGATGCCCTAGCTGGAAAGTGGAAAATACTAATTTTGTGGTATTTGAGAACTGAAACAAAAAGATTTAGTGAATTACAAAAACTTCTTCCAAGAACGACACAAAAGATGTTGATACAAAAGTTAAGAGAACTTGAAGAAGATGGAGTAGTTCATCGTGAAGTTTATCCTGTCGTTCCACCAAAGGTTGAATATTCGTTAACTGATTATGGGAAAACATTAAAACCAATATTAAAACAACTGTATTTATGGGGTGAAATTCATAAAAACAAGGATTTATAAACTAGATATCTTTTCTTTTTAGTGTGAAGTATATTATTGCACTAATTCCTGCACTTGATAAAACCATAGTCATAATCATGATTTGATATCTAACTGCAATCAAAGGATCAATACCAGAGAGTATTTGCCCTGTCATCATTCCAGGCAAGGAAACTAGTCCTACTGCAAGTAAAGAGTTTATTTGGGGTATTAAACAGGCTTTAAAGGCTACTTCTCTTGCTTTTTCAAAAGAAACATCTCTACTTATTTCTTTTTCATATCTTTCAATCGCCAAAGATAGAGCATTCATAGTATTTGCAAATATCATGCCTGCTATTGGGATTACATATCTTGGTTCATAAAGAGTATGTAAGTCAAGTACAAAAGCTATGATTAAAATAAGATGTATTATTCCAGATATTCCTATTGATAAAAAAATT
This portion of the Arcobacter nitrofigilis DSM 7299 genome encodes:
- a CDS encoding winged helix-turn-helix transcriptional regulator — translated: MTKRIDKDFQEIIEKCPVETALDALAGKWKILILWYLRTETKRFSELQKLLPRTTQKMLIQKLRELEEDGVVHREVYPVVPPKVEYSLTDYGKTLKPILKQLYLWGEIHKNKDL
- a CDS encoding YhdH/YhfP family quinone oxidoreductase, whose product is MKAYIVEKLEDKKFQSGLKDIDIPTIGENEVLIKATYSSLNYKDALSSVGNPGVTRNFPHVTGIDVAGVVEKSNSDKFSVGEKVLVTGYDLGMNTDGGHQEFVKVPDSWVVKIPDTITDREIMTYGTAGLTAALSVNELLNNGITEGNILVTGATGGVGSIAISILHKLGFNTTAISGKEDKIPFLKDLGASEVILRSEFDVENKRPMGSEKFDGVIDTVGGNILAEALKIVRYDGVVTCCGLTSSFELNTNVFPFILRGVRLIGIDSVECKIEKKIAAWEKIASEFKIENLEQLTNEISLDNIKDAYDALLKGKASGRFLVKI
- a CDS encoding ABC transporter permease; translated protein: MQIIPFTHLVYSILPLLIVWYFYKKWTNEKYEIITSTIRMVIQLLIIGYFLIYLFKEKNDFVGLLIITFMITVSTWIALRNTQDRSFNHYSKIFLSIGISGIIHLILIIAFVLDLHTLYEPRYVIPIAGMIFANTMNALSLAIERYEKEISRDVSFEKAREVAFKACLIPQINSLLAVGLVSLPGMMTGQILSGIDPLIAVRYQIMIMTMVLSSAGISAIIYFTLKRKDI
- a CDS encoding cupin domain-containing protein; this encodes MGHVKILKDNCIKWGSMILVTFVLMTNAKAGDLPTFLDKKDILNANFKCLGTTTKYSKEEQKYVDILWDETLKYLNAYAIALTNSKENNCRNSDEAMYDTSAGIKKMCIMDRRDMKLMVKNIYQVINNPDKAKACFSAREDVNWIYSPGGELEEKSPVAKWLKRTTYEEFFNKKVKNKEVKKLGLEFTKNFYKMVTGDEVKMPSVFPYDVSANSLPNLWAAVGWFPMYAEESKRNEKNFLNIRGGYAYGEVFGPWGLLRIEKINGQEVGAEVGMTVQSVNTFYPYHNHAISEIYYNMRVPACVKEFKSFAIREDSPLLKTVEVTDKMRKVQFDSGQAHEHDMWLDSSYKKDPLMYFHQNTIHAFEVDGNCEAKPEERAIVSVWARSNANDRRNDYGTTLLCESAKNPNTPAKRGEMIQCELTHTKW